The DNA region TTTTCTCAAAGTGAGCTTGTCATTTTAAATTTAAGGGGCAATAAATGAGTTTTGATAGAGATAGTTCGAGGATTTTTGGAGTTATAGCGGGTTTTAAATTTTTTAAAGCTTTACAAAAAATTATCAATGAACGCTATGTGAAATATTTTAGCATTGATATGAGCGAATTTAAACAACCAAGCGAATATGAAAGCCTAAACGCACTTTTCACAAGAAAGCTAGAAAAGCCAAGAATTTTAGAAGATGATTTTGTCTCGCCTAGTGATGGAAGCATTTTGCTAAGTGGAGAGACTTTTTTGGCTGAAAATGAGCTTTTTGCTTTTAGTATTAAGGGACGAACTTATAGCGTAGAGGAGCTTTTAAGAGATAATTATGAAAAAGAGGAGTTAGAAAATGGACTTAATTATACAAATATTTACCTTTCTCCAAAAGATTATCATCGCTATCACGCACCTTGCGATATGCAAATTTTAAGTCTTAGTTATACAGGTGGTGCCCTTTTTAGTGTCAATGAAAAACATTTGTTAAAAATAGCAAATCTTTACACCAAAAATGAAAGGGTGAGTTTAAAATGTAAAAATGTGGAAAAAAATTTCATCTTTTGGCTTGTTTTTGTTGGAGCGCAAAATGTCGGCAAAATGCGTTTTAAATTTGA from Campylobacter upsaliensis includes:
- a CDS encoding phosphatidylserine decarboxylase; protein product: MSFDRDSSRIFGVIAGFKFFKALQKIINERYVKYFSIDMSEFKQPSEYESLNALFTRKLEKPRILEDDFVSPSDGSILLSGETFLAENELFAFSIKGRTYSVEELLRDNYEKEELENGLNYTNIYLSPKDYHRYHAPCDMQILSLSYTGGALFSVNEKHLLKIANLYTKNERVSLKCKNVEKNFIFWLVFVGAQNVGKMRFKFDKSVQTNMKFAHNFTRKYDNLSIKKGEELGNFELGSTIVVLSQKGYLNFESKVRIKFGEKLATFL